In a single window of the Longimicrobiaceae bacterium genome:
- a CDS encoding DUF2179 domain-containing protein, producing MDALFASAWGPLVIFSLRIVDVSLATMRMLLSVRGQKHVVPLIGFFEVLVWIFAVGNAIQHLGSPLHLMGYAAGFAMGSVVGLTIEEKMALGLATVRVMSQHGGVEIAEALRERGFGVTEFAGFGREGTVEVVYAVLRRRDLPVAFEQVGIWDPHAFVTVEEPRSIHRGWMMGRRRK from the coding sequence CGCTCCGCATTGTGGATGTCTCGCTCGCCACGATGCGGATGCTTCTTTCGGTCCGGGGGCAGAAGCACGTGGTGCCCCTGATCGGCTTCTTCGAGGTGCTCGTCTGGATCTTCGCGGTGGGGAACGCCATCCAGCACCTGGGGTCGCCGCTGCACCTGATGGGGTACGCCGCGGGGTTCGCCATGGGGTCGGTGGTGGGGCTCACGATCGAGGAGAAGATGGCGCTGGGGCTGGCCACCGTGCGCGTGATGTCGCAGCACGGCGGGGTAGAGATCGCTGAGGCGCTACGGGAGCGCGGCTTCGGCGTGACGGAGTTCGCCGGGTTCGGCCGGGAGGGGACGGTGGAGGTGGTCTACGCCGTGCTGCGGCGCCGCGACCTCCCCGTGGCCTTCGAGCAGGTGGGGATCTGGGACCCGCACGCCTTCGTGACCGTGGAGGAGCCGCGCTCCATCCATCGCGGCTGGATGATGGGACGGCGGCGGAAATAG